In Dermacentor andersoni chromosome 11, qqDerAnde1_hic_scaffold, whole genome shotgun sequence, the sequence AGAAATTTTCTGGTTTGCCAACACCAGATCGCGTACTTCCCGTTGACGAGAGTGAGATTCCATGTGCTATGGTCTTCTTTCGCAAGGTAGTTTTTAACCATGTCTTCGATTACCGCAGTATCTTTGCAGTTTGTTACCGTCACCGCGCAGGGCTCGTACTCTCTGGCACTGAGGGATCCCACGGGACGGGACATCGCGCAAGTCACCTGCAACACCAAGACGGCGGCGCGCATCACCTGCGAGAAAAAGTGCCTGGTGGGGTTGACCTTGAACGGCAGCTCGGCCAGCAATGCCTCGGTCGCGTCCGCTGCCTGCGCCGGTGACGACAACGACCGCTACGCACTCGTCGTCCTCTTCAGGTGTGTGTCTCCATCCGGGTCTTTAACTAGAGACCACGTGGTGGTCCCAAGATATGCTCCCCCTCGAACACTGGGCATCTCTGCCTTATTCTCGTCGAACCCGCAGACCACGCAGGGGTACAACTGTTTTTCAAGTCAGTTCCTATTACCGGCTCATACGTTACAAACGTGAAAAACTCATTTTTTGTTTAAAAACACGGTTAGATGCTGAACGCAGCTCCTCCATGTAAGTAGAGAAAGTGACCTTCTAGTAATCCTTGTATTAAGAACTACTTTTATCGGTCTAAACACAGATATGACGTAACGCCACCTGGTAGGTTGACATGTTCAGGTCGGCATGTGGTTGTCGGCAGTTGGATTTTCGCGTCAACTCGTTTTGTTCGGAATGTACTTTACGGGTGCTTTCATCGTCCGTGACGACACAACAGTCTGGACCAAATTGACGGACATTTTCGCAAAATCTAGAAATAATGCGCTTAAACCAATTCCATACAGTTACTCGTACATCTGATTTTATATCCGATATTACTATCTTACGCATCTGCTTCTGAGTTAATTTTTCAAAGGTTTAAAAGAGTGGTACCAAGTTGGGCACCAGGAGATTGACGAGGTtataacggggggggggggggggggggggggggggggggggggggggggaggtaagaTTTTGCTTCTCCAATCTTCTGAGCTGCATCCCTACGCGAACGCCAGAAGCTTCTCGACGTAATTTTCTGTGCGCGCAGACGTCATAAGTTTCAACTTTTCGCCACTAATGATTCGGCACACTCACATGGCAGGTGACTGAGCCGTGCTTTCAGAGTTTCTCTATGTCGTCTTTTGTCCCTCTTCCGTACGTTAGCCTACACTGCGTTCATGCATTGCATATCGACTGTCTTTTATGTTAACAATTTTTATGTACAGTGTAGCTCATACACTACATGTGCGCTACCTGCGCAGGGCCCTGTGTATGACCTGGTCAGACTCTTACGCTCATTACTAAGGTAGGATGCGAAAATAAACTGGACATGGACATGCAATGCGATCGCACACTGCAACAGACAACGCATTACGTCGCAGCCGGCACGCTCTTTCTTTTTCAGATTGCGCGATCGGATCCTTGCGCGCCAGTTCGTGCCGAGTTTCTTGAGACTAACGGCGTCTACTTTGACCCGCATGCTACTGAAAAATGGCAAAGCTGGAGGAAGTCGGCGTCTCCTTTACAAGAATAGCACGACCGAAAATTCCAAGCTGCCCACATTTGATTGCAGTTGCCTTAAGAAAATGATGACGATTACGACGATGTTCGAGTTATTGCGCACCTAATTTGGACTTGCTGATAGAAATCGATGATGTTTCagggttggttggttggttacgAGGGACACCGTAGAGGAGGATTTCAGATTAACCTTAATAATTCGGGCCACAaagagttctttaacgtgtacctaagcCTAAGTACATAAGCGTTTTTGCATGtttccccattgaaatgcggctaccacggccgggagtcgaacccgctaGTGCGTGCTCGGCAACAGAACGTCATAGAGCCACCACGCAACGACACCGGATGATCGAAACCAATGGtagtagagagctttagtttaggggacgcaagcggcttgcgcacgcaagaactaggggccccggtactgcgcatgcgcagaccgcatATGTAGGGGCCtgagcatgcgcagtaccgtcgcccctagttcgtGCGTCCGCAAggcgcttgcgtcccctaaactaaaactatCTAGTGCATTCGAAATGGCAAAACGAGGCAAGAACGACATGATTCCTGAAGAGTCCCGCAAATCCCGCTAGAACAAAGGCATGATCCGCCAGCTGCATCCTTCGTCCGACCACGACCGCGTTCAATCGAGCGACGCACTCAACGAGGCCAATGGCGGTGGTGAGCGCAGGTTCGAGTACATGACGGACCGCAACGGGGGCCAGGACGAGTGCCCGGGCAGCCCGCTGCTGGGCCAGCTGCCCGGTCTGCTGGAGAGTTCCAGTTTCGGCGACGTCGAGATACGCGTCGGCCAGAAAAAACTGCGCGCCCACGGAGACCTGCTGGGCCGGCTGTCGCCCGTGTTCGCTGCCATGCTCACCAGCGGCACCACCGAGGCCGTCAACCGCGTCGTGGTCATTGAGGACCTGTCCTACGACGCCGTCCGACAGCTGCTCGAGTTCCTCTACGCCGGCACGCTCAGCGGAATTAGCCAGGTGCGCCGGACGGGGCGGGCATTATAAGAACAACGCTCAGAACAAGCAGTGCGCAAGACGTCAATTCAGGCCTCCGCGACAGCGAGCGCCAAGGATttgttttataaattacttaaTGAACGTGTATACACTATTGCAGAGGAAAGCTCGTAACACCCCGCTGATAAAGTAATATTATTGTCTGCTGCTCCAAAGACAAGCACAACAGTGACTGAGGCGTCGTGCtcttaaaaaaattaataagaaaaagtAAATAAACGTATGGTGCAACACTGTAGGCACCCAGCGTACTGCAAAAGCTAACCGAAACGTGATATTCACCGGCAAAGGAACGCTCCGTAAGCTGGCGCCATTTCGGACTTGACCTTTGTTTTATATACAGCGCCTAACACAATTCACAGACATATCTAGACATCCGTAGGAAAACTTACAGTCCGCTCTGACAGTGCCACAGCGGGAACTATTGCGCGAGCGCATAACGCTCATTCCGGCATAGCAGACGCAGGCCGAACGGTGACCTCGTAGCTGGCTTATTTGTCATTTGGCAGCCAAGCAGACAGTGCGTCGTTCACGTTAGTCAAATACGCGTTTTCTGCAATGCCTCTCCACTAGCGTGTGAAACGTGAGCCGAGCGGCATGGTAAAGCGACGCTCagctaaagctgtctaatatATGTTTGTCTTTCTCGTTCGCATAGATTCTCGCAGCTTTGTAAATTGATGAATTGGTGATAATTATAATTACTCCCTGCTGCTAATATTTGGGTGCATATTGTGTTGCCCATAACAGTGCTCAGTTTGTTCGCGGGCACGAAGCTATATGGCACAGAGCAAAACGGTAATGGCAAAATAGTGACTCAGAAACGCACGAAGCAGTATCACACAATGATACCGAATTCGAAGGATATTCGGGGACGTTAAACAAATCTAAGTGCTATGCGAAAAACAGGAGTAAACAAGGAACCACCTAAATCAGTCAACTTACCAGTGAAGCTCAAGCGAAGTACGGCGTATAGAATAATTTGAGTTTTTGATAATAGTACACATACAGACACATTAGTTTTTATAAGATTTCAGTTCTCATTCATATGCAAACGAAGCTAATGACCAGGAAAGCAAAATAGCAAAGCGGTGTTTCTCGCTGTTTCGATCCAATTCGAAACACACTAATATATGAAAACACACGCACAAAGTTAACGCACTTCCGCTCAAGCACATATACATCCCATTCCTTTTCCTGCACTTTCTTTAGTTTTAGTGGCTATTTGCTATAGCAATTGAAGTTTAAACATTTAAAATAAATTCAggtattttacgtgccaacaccatgATATCATCATGAGGCCCGCcctagcgggggactccggattaattttgaccgcctggggacTTGTAACGCGCGCCCACGGCACGGAACACagtcgttttttgcatttcgccttcatcgaaatgtggctgccgcggccgggatttcattccGTGATCTTGCGCTTAGCAGCGCACCGCAACAGTCgctaggcaaccacggcgggtgtgtttGAAGTCAGATTATGCGGTACTGAATGACAATGGAGCACAATACCATAGACACTACTGCGGCGGTTTGCTTCGGAAAGAAAGTTAGCGTAACTACGGCACGCACGGCTGCGACAAGCAGTTACTACGCGCCTGGCTCGCAATTCAGTTACACGGACATCGCTGTTGTGCGTGCACTTGACAGGGCGCGGTGGATCTGTACGTGGCGGCCGACAAGTACGGCGTGGCGTCGGTGAAGGCCGCGTGCGCCCGCCAGCTGTCCAACGCGCTGGCGCCGGACAACGCGGTGCGCGTCTTCGAGCTGGCCGTGCGACATAGCGACAAGGAGCTATGTCGGGACGCGGCGCGCTTCATCGACGCCCACCTTCCGGAGGTGCAGGCGTCCGACGCGTGGGACGCGCTGCTGCGAGACGACCTGATGGCGCTGGCCCTCTTCAAGTCCGCGTCCCGATACCAGCCAAGGCAGGGACAGGGCGTCTCTTCCGCCTCAAGCTCCACCACGGCCGTCTGACGAGAccgtagctgctgctgccgccgccgccactggAGCTCTTTGAGGACAGAATAAATGTGTGCCTCGTATCCCACATGATGTTTCAAGCGGAAAACCAGGGGCGACATTCTTGAGCGATCACTTTCGCTGCGCCAGGATAGCGAGCTTAGCGCACTGTACATACCAGGAACGCTGTCACGCGAAATGTCGCGAAAGTGATCCCATCCGTGAAAGTTATCGCATGAGAATACCGCCCCAGATCACACGCGTATCAGCCGGGATTTCAATGCGGGCATCGTGCTGCGTATATAGAATGTACTCTAACAAGGCTAACAAGGCAAGGCTATCCTAACGCGGATACTCCAGCAGAACTAGGTCTCATGTCACTCACAGAAATCTGCGCACCTCCACGCCGCACTTATCATGATGGTCGAAGACATCATGATAAATATTCAAGGTATAAAAGTCACGACACTTACTCTTCCTAACAGCTATGTCGCGGTACGCGTCTACGCGCATAAATGAGTGTACGCATACTGGCGAATGTCGAGATGTGTGTGTGGTTAGTGACGGTTCTTGGCAATATTTTAGGCAAGACTTCCGGGAACAAATGTATCACTACATCAGTACCACGTAAAGAAAGCTAGTGCTTAATTATTTCCTCATCCGCGAATTTATCCATATGACGAGCACGGCCTGTTAGTGGGGAAGCTATTGAAAGTAGTGCAGCAATTTTTTTAATGGAATCGGGCACGAAACACCATGCCACAGTCGAAGGTAGTAATCTCGAAACATCTCGTGTGGGTTTCATTTTTATGGTTCATCTTGCTACACGATCGCCGGCACAAAGTTTACTTCTACGTAAATATAGATTGCGAAACTGTGCTGTGGCTGCGCGACCCACTTTCGAAAACGACCCGTGGCGAAATATCCGCAAGTACTGCTCCAAAACGAGTGCCACTCGGAAGCATGCATCTACAAGTACGCTGTCCGACAGAGGCAGATAGTGGGCTTGTCCTGCACACGCAACATCGAACGCGTGACGATTCTTCTTCTATCGGAGTTGTTATGGCACACTTTTGAAGGCGCATTCTGAATTGAACTGTGCGATAAGCAAAATTAATTGCTTCCCTTTTTGGAGCTTGCAGAGGAACCAAGAACAAGCACAAATTCATACTTGCGACGAGCTTTATTTCCCGCTAGGATATTAGCTGCTGTTCTTTAAACAAAAAAAAGTACGCTTTGTCTtgctttcctttcatttttttgtatCTACTAGCTGGTAAAAATAACTTTAAACGCGATAGCGCACTGCTCAGTAAAGCCATGTGAAAAACTACCGGTAGGTAGTCGGCTTTCCCGCAGTGTGCTTAATTATCAAGTTGGCCGTTCCCGTTCATTGATAGTCTGCCCTATGCGGAAAAACTAGGGCTGCACATGATACACATGTATGCATTCTAGTTTGCGAAAATAATAACTAGCCGGGATCCATTGACGAAGGTCACGTATGTCGGTTAGACGGCATCAATGCTACCCCACTTCGAACAAGTTGTAATCAAGACTGCAGTTACGTCCAAGGTCTTTCGACGGCCCAGAGGCCATAATCACGCTGCTGCTGGTGTTAGTTTAGGAGCCACAAGGATCTATTTTAAGACTATCTACGACAGATGAGGCTCCGCGAAGAGTCTGGCCCACACGGGAGTTATCTGTAATCTAGTGGATaatctttttttatttaattacGTGAGCACATGGTGTTGCGGGAAACGTGGCCATGCAAGCCTGAATGCGTCTCGAAGAGTACGAATGAGCACGCACATTTAACGCGATTAGTAAAGTGGATTTCAGCCTACTTTTTAAGCAGAGAACAATTCGTTGTTTTTAACAATCATTGTTCTGACAAGCTTACAGTTCactctggcgtccctcagggctctgttcttgggcctctattgtttttaatatatacTAATGATATTGTGTCTAACATTCCTGTGAAAATTAGGCTTTACgatgatgattgtgtcatttatacagGAGTAAGAAGTGTCTCAGATTAAATACTACTGAATAGCGCGTTGCAAAAAGTTTCTGCACGGTGTGAAGCATGGCAAATGtccattaattttgaaaaaaaaaactgtattgatgaggattactcacaaaaagaatgcctcaccgtttgattacagtattaataatgtgacacttgcagaagtaacagactataaatatctagggctctgggtcactaacaatctcagctggaacaaacattgatttcataacgtgtaacgcttttcgtaaattgtttttcttaagacGGGCATTGCGGTTATCCACTCCATCAGTCCgcctccttgcttacaaatgtacTGTTTTGCCTACCTTAGATTATGCTGCTatcatttgggacccattcactaagACTAACATAAACAAAGTAGAGAGGGCTCAAAGGAGGGCTGCTCGATACTTATATAATTAACGTCGTACATCGATAACACATCTTTTAATTAAAGCTGGTCTGCCGACAATAAATGAGCGAAATCGTTCTGCAAGACTTAAATTTATGTACCAATTAATTACAGGACACTACAGAACTGAACTCGCCCATTTAGTTGATTTTTCGTCTGGGTACACGACCCGACAACGACATCAGCTAGCTTTAACTCCTTTTCGCATCCGAAAGAACTGTTTTAAATACTCATTTCTTCCACGAACTATTACCGATTGGAATAACCTCACTAACAATGAAGTGTTGCAACTGTCACTGACGTTGTTCGCACAACAAATTACCTAGTTTGTGCTACTGCATTCCATCACTTTACTGTTCTATTGTGCACTTTATTTTTACTgtttgatatcttgttcaaatgTTGTATTCCTGATGCTGGCTGCAGAGCTTCAGCCTGCACgcttatttcttttgtttacattttgccaGTTTTGTGAAACTGCTTAGTTCTTTTTCGCACCCTGCTATAATCCCGATACCGAGATTGCAGTatcaatacataaataaataaaataaaatagcgataacatgtcgcagaaaatccagcgtcggcgtcccgcgtagGCGTTGGACGTAGCTTCGGCTAGAAGGActtcgaaccaaattccgaaccacgcatacccaaccacttctctgccaccaaagttgctcatgccttgtctttcattctttgcaaagttattcctcggaattttgagaacgacagcccacaaacaaatgtcatgtaaAAAAAACGCCAACAGCGCATATcatttatgttagctcttctcagactgaaatattagaagtgcgaagCGCTATCAgtagatcgacccacgcaagaggccgcgtttctcccagaaagcttgccttcgtgcatagcgttcgcagccagcgtttcctggtaaacgctACGGCacacataaactgcagttgccgggaagcatgaaaagcagtaaggggtctttgaacgctatcgcgttccactcttacagacgaagcttaggcgtcctccaaa encodes:
- the LOC126539571 gene encoding uncharacterized protein — translated: MSSATSSETYLHSHSITHTWTVHNCGKLRLRNKVSLCSSPFPAQWDEPRFQIWLTTDVDYYGYETASCFIETKSTLQGSYSLALRDPTGRDIAQVTCNTKTAARITCEKKCLVGLTLNGSSASNASVASAACAGDDNDRYALVVLFRFEYMTDRNGGQDECPGSPLLGQLPGLLESSSFGDVEIRVGQKKLRAHGDLLGRLSPVFAAMLTSGTTEAVNRVVVIEDLSYDAVRQLLEFLYAGTLSGISQGAVDLYVAADKYGVASVKAACARQLSNALAPDNAVRVFELAVRHSDKELCRDAARFIDAHLPEVQASDAWDALLRDDLMALALFKSASRYQPRQGQGVSSASSSTTAV